One genomic segment of Eikenella corrodens includes these proteins:
- the queF gene encoding preQ(1) synthase: MRNKEELSGLSLLGNTGTQYPSTYAPKILEAFDNKHPGNDYFVKFVCPEFTSLCPLTGQPDFATILIRYIPDIKMVESKSLKLYLFSFRNHGDFHEDCINIIMKDLIKLMNPKYIEVFGEFTPRGGIAIHPFANYGRPGTPFEQMARERLFTHDMQ; this comes from the coding sequence ATGCGCAATAAAGAAGAGCTCAGCGGCCTCTCACTGCTGGGCAACACCGGCACGCAATATCCCTCAACCTACGCCCCCAAAATCCTCGAAGCGTTCGACAACAAACACCCCGGCAACGACTATTTCGTCAAATTCGTTTGCCCGGAATTCACCAGCCTGTGCCCACTCACCGGCCAGCCCGATTTTGCCACCATCCTCATCCGCTATATCCCCGACATCAAAATGGTGGAGAGCAAATCGCTCAAACTCTACCTCTTCAGCTTCCGCAACCACGGCGACTTTCACGAAGATTGCATCAACATCATCATGAAAGACCTCATCAAACTGATGAACCCGAAATATATTGAAGTGTTCGGCGAATTCACTCCGCGCGGCGGCATCGCCATCCATCCGTTCGCCAACTATGGCCGCCCCGGTACACCGTTCGAGCAAATGGCGCGCGAGCGGCTGTTTACACAC